The following proteins are co-located in the Nocardia bhagyanarayanae genome:
- a CDS encoding HNH endonuclease, protein MTFRRAASPASLTADNWIHTGVLVLNASYEAIDEVAAERAVVLLISGAAESVADREPHFPIRSRHMEIALPETIRLLRYVYIEHTARVHDESRATLAAVLRRDAHRCGYCAGWARTVDHIRPRSRGGPNTWSNLIAACAPCNTLKADRTPEEAGMRLLWQPKAPDPLAKRQRQIWKQLAST, encoded by the coding sequence ATGACGTTTCGACGTGCCGCCAGCCCGGCGTCGTTGACCGCCGACAACTGGATACACACCGGCGTTCTCGTACTGAACGCCTCCTACGAGGCAATCGACGAGGTCGCCGCCGAGCGCGCGGTCGTGCTGCTGATCAGCGGCGCCGCCGAGTCCGTCGCCGACCGGGAGCCGCACTTCCCGATCCGGTCGCGGCACATGGAGATCGCCTTGCCGGAGACCATCCGGCTACTGCGCTACGTCTACATCGAGCACACCGCCCGGGTGCACGACGAGAGCCGCGCCACCCTGGCGGCCGTGCTGCGGCGCGACGCGCACCGGTGCGGTTACTGCGCGGGTTGGGCGCGCACCGTCGACCACATCCGTCCGCGCAGCCGCGGTGGCCCCAACACCTGGAGCAACCTGATCGCGGCATGCGCGCCGTGCAACACGCTCAAGGCCGATCGGACGCCGGAGGAAGCGGGCATGCGGTTGCTGTGGCAGCCGAAGGCACCCGATCCGCTGGCCAAGCGGCAACGCCAGATCTGGAAGCAGCTGGCGAGCACCTGA
- a CDS encoding DM13 domain-containing protein gives MVSVRKIARSPIAWVLTALVVVALGAALALFQPWRLVTDTTVNEAVPTAGPPGGLPPMDAGTQPPRTLATGTFISHEHGTSGTVSVLRLADGSRVLRVENLDTSDGPDLHVWLTDAPVLEGTAGWGVFDDGRHVDLGRLKGNKGSQNYAIPADVDLAALSSVSIWCDRFNVSFGAAALHAV, from the coding sequence ATGGTGTCCGTGCGCAAGATCGCTCGATCCCCGATCGCCTGGGTACTCACGGCGCTCGTCGTAGTCGCCCTCGGCGCGGCGCTCGCGCTGTTCCAGCCTTGGCGGCTGGTCACCGACACCACCGTGAACGAGGCGGTCCCGACCGCGGGGCCGCCCGGCGGTCTGCCGCCGATGGATGCCGGGACGCAGCCGCCGCGCACGCTCGCCACGGGAACATTCATCTCCCATGAGCACGGCACGTCGGGCACGGTGAGCGTCTTGCGACTGGCCGACGGCAGCCGGGTGCTGCGGGTCGAGAACCTGGACACCTCCGACGGACCGGATCTGCACGTCTGGCTCACCGACGCCCCGGTGCTGGAAGGCACGGCGGGCTGGGGCGTCTTCGACGACGGCCGCCACGTGGATCTGGGACGGCTGAAGGGCAACAAGGGCAGCCAGAACTACGCCATTCCGGCCGATGTCGACCTCGCCGCTCTGTCCAGCGTCTCGATCTGGTGCGATCGGTTCAACGTGTCCTTCGGCGCTGCCGCCCTGCACGCCGTCTGA